GAAGCGGGAAGTATTACAATTATAGGCACATCACCTTACTTAGTTAGCGGTGAATTAACAGCGCAACTAACAGATAATAATGGTATTGAAGAAACAAATGTCACCTATAGCTGGTTTGCCGATGGCGTTGAAGTAGCCGATACAAACAGTAATACGTTTTCACCTGCGGCATATGCGGGTGCAATTATATCTGTGAGTGCTTCTTATACCGATAACGACGGATTTGAGGGTTCTGTAAGTGGCTCACTAGAGACGGTAATTTATTCCCAACTTGTTAGCTCACCAACAGAGCTACTAAGTGCGGTAAGTGGCGGCCTTGCTGATGGTGATGTTGTTGGCCTTAATACCGGTGTTTACGCTGATATGGATGAAGTTTTACTCACCAGTGGTGTAACGCTTCGCGCTGTTGAAGAACAAACGCCAGTTATTAGTGGCGAAGTATGTATTCACGTTGCTTCAGGTGTAGAAGGTGCAGCGCTAACAGGCCTTACGTTTAAAAATATAGATACAAAATCAGGCTCATTTTGTGAAACCCAAGAAAGTGCAGTTATTTATTCTGAAGGGAATAACTTCGAGTTTACTCAAAACACAATGGATGGCGATGAAGCCGAGTTAAATAATTCGACTTACCACTGGTTAATGATCAAAGGCACAGGCGCGCTAATAGAGCGAAATACATTTAGTAATCGTGATAATGCTGAAAATGGCTCCGTTATTAAAATTGCTTCATCAGGCAGCGACCATGTTGTTCAATACAATTTATTTAGTGGCACCAGTGCGAATCCAAATTTTGGTAACTCAAGCCTTCATTTAATTAATGCGGGTAGTACTACCGGTTCAGATGCAGCTGACGATGCAAACTTTACTATTCAATATAATCGAGTAGAAAACTTTGTAACCGGTCGTCGTTTAATGCGTGTGCAAACATCGGGTGCAACTATCAAAGGTAACACTGTGGTTAACCCTAATGGCGGGATTTCACTAGAAGATGGTGGTTTTAATAACGTGACAGACAACGTTATTATTCGTACTACTGATATTGCAAGCTCGAGCGATCGTCCTGCTGGTGTGCTAATTACACCGCTAGGCCACACAGTTAGTAACAACTACATTGCAGGTATTCGTTCTGGTAATAAAGAGGCTGGTGGAATTGTATTTACAGCAAATCCATTCTCTCAAGCTGATGGCGGTATACCAAACTCAGGCAACCAAGCTGTATTAGATGCGGCGGGTGACTTCACATTAACGGTAACTAACAACACTGTTTTGAACTCTCAGCAACCAATCGTGTTTAGTACTGAAATAGGTTCTCGTGCCCCTGTGGGTGATTGTGATGAACTTACAGTGGATAATGCTCCTGTACTCTATGGCTTAACTAAAAATGCATTTGTCATAAACTTTGATGGAAACCTTATTGCTAATGGCTTAGGTGATCAAACTGATGCAGATACCATTGAAAGTAGCGCCTTAACACAAGGATTATTCTATCCAAATACGCTTGATAGCGACCATGCTTTTGAATACGACTGTGATTTAATCAAGCATGATACATCAGTATTAAGCAACAACTTTGGTTACATGGATAGCCGTGTATCTGGTGATACAAGTGGCGATTGGGTTGCAATCAGAAACCTAAATGGTAACGGCTCATTTGATACCGATGGTGCTATTGATCAAGACCCAGCTGCAAACGGTAAAGAAATACTTGAATATGTATTCGCAGCAAGCACATTACTTGAAACCGACCCAGCAGGTTTACAAGCTGTGGCAGGTGCAAAAGGGCTTTACTACATTCAAGCGAGTGATGTAGGTGTTGGCTCAACATGGGTTGTTAATAACGACTAACCTAAGTAAACACTCTTAATTAAAAAGCCCCTTCTTTGGGGTTTTTTTATGCCTGTGAGTAAAATATGACCGAAAAATGCGTATGCTTATCTAATTATTTTTTATTACATCGTCGCTTGACCCCTTGGTAATACTGCTTTGCGGTAATTGGTATGTAAATTGGTAATGTTTTGATTGTTAAATTGGTTGATCATCCGTGGTTACTTGAGTATATTAACAACAGTTGTCACATAACTTATACAGATGAATAACAAGTCAACACACAATAATCACACAACAATAACCAACGGAGCATAAAATGTCGTTGAAGTCTTCAAAAAATAATAAAATGCGTTCAGGTCAATTCGCACTGAGCCCGGTAGCTAAATGGGTACGAACAGCCGCTATTGCCGGTGTAGCAAGCTCATGTGTATTTTCAGCGCACGCACAACAAGAACAAGCAAAAGTGACTGAGGTCGAGCCTGATGTAGAAATCATCAGTGTTACTGGTACACGCAGAACAATTCAAGATCAAATAGCCATAAAGCGCGAAGCCACAACCGTAGTTGATGGTCTTTCATCTGAAGATATTGGTGATTTACCCGCTTTATCGATAGGTGAAGCATTAGAGTCTATTACAGGCGCAGCATCGCATCGTGAAAATGGCGGTGCGACAGAAATTACCATTCGCGGCCTAGGCCCATTTTTAAGTGCAACACACATAAACGGCCGTGAAGCAACCAATGGTAGCGGTGACCGCTCAGTAAACTTTTCACAATTTCCATCAGAACTTGTAAAAAAAGTAGCTATTTATAAAACCCAAGATGCTTCGATGATTGAAGGTGGGGTTGCGGGTGTTATCGCACTTGAAACGGTTACCCCATTGGATTACGGCAAGCAGCGTTTGCAAGGTGAGGTTAAACTTAACTACAACCCTGACGAAAGTAATGTAGATAACTCACTACAAAGCGATTTAGGTTATCGTGGCACATTTAGCTATGTTGACCAGTTTGAGTTTGATAATGGTCAGGCAGTTGGCTTTTCTTTTGGTGTGCAACGACAAGATATTTCGCAGCCAGAAGCAGAATACCGAAGCTCTAGCCCATCAGGTTCGTCTCTTTGGGCATGTTTAAATGATCCAACAAATACGAATGAAGGTTTTTACCGCAGTAGTGCAGGTGATTGTGAGGATCAAGTAAACGGAAGTAATAACCAAGGTTATGACACAGAAATTGACCCTGACACAGGCAAAGCCGTGAGTGATGGTACTCCATACGCATGGACTGGCAGCAGCCGAAGCTTTCGTCAAAACGAAACGTCAGACGAGCGTGACGCGGTATTTTTTGCCTTTCAGTACCAGCCGTCTGCAGAATGGGATATTAATTTTGATAGCCAAATTTCTGATAGAACGCAACGAGAAGCACGCCATGATTTAATTTTCTTACAAAAGCGCGCAACACCAGGTGTAACCGGCCCATCACTTGTCACTAACGATGTAGGCGGCATTTTACATTGGGAAGGTGAAGAACGTATTGAGTCTGCTGGTGAGCAATTTTCTCGTGAAGAAAACTACCGTGGTTACGGCTTAAATATCGAACATACTGTAAATGATAGACTGACCATTGATTTAGATTTAGCGTATTCAAAAACCTCGCGTGAAGAACTGCAAATTTCTAACCGAGGCAGAACCGCTGGACGTAATTTCTTCTCGTGGGATATGGGCGATAACATCCCACATTTTACGCTTACTGATTTTGACGTAACAGATATATCTAATTTTACTGACAGCTTAAGAACGCGTATTGACCGTGAAAACGTGAGAGATAACAAAGTTGTGTCTGCTCGTTTAGATTTTGACTATTTAGTTGATAGCGGTATGTTCACCACAATTCAAGGTGGCGTTCGTACCTCAGAGCTTAGCTTTACACAATTTGGTGGAACGAACGGTAACGGCTCTCGTAATCAATTTACTTTAGGTTCAGGTGCTGAAGCGCTTGATGTGCTTCAAGGTTGTCAAATTGATTTTCCTGAATCAGGCTTTTTGTCTAGTGTGTCAGATGGAAATATCATCACGCATGTAGATAGCGATGGCAATGTGGTAGACACAGGGACAGGCTCTTCATGGGCGACTTACGATAATGAGTGTTTTTCTCAAGCCGTTGTCGCGTCTAATGAGGGTGGAGTATTTGAATACCCTGAGGTTGAATACCAAAACGCAGGAACCATTGACGTAACTGAAAAAACAACGGCTGCTTACTTAATGGCTAATTACGATACAGAAATGTTTGGTAAATTCATTCGTGGTAACTTTGGTTTGCGTATTGTCGATACTGAAGTCACATCAATTGGTTTTAGAAATAGTTTTGACGTTGTTACCAGTGATACAGGTGTGCTTGAACTTGTTGAATCAGACACAGGTACTCTTGATAGAATAAAAGGGGGCGGTGATTACACCAAGTTCTTACCTAGCTTTAACTTAGTGGTCGATTACAGCGAAGATATTTTATTACGTGCCGGTATTTACCGTGGTATGTCGCGTGCAGATCCATCTGATTTGGGATATAGTCGCTCTTTCCAACAGGACACATCTGATACGGCCACTACAATTAATGACTTGTTAGTGGGTGTAAACGGCTCTGGTAACCCAGATACGCAGCCTCTAATGTCATGGAACTACGATGCAGCATTTGAGTGGTACCCTAATGAAGATTCTATTTTTGCATTAAGCTTATACTACAAACAGTTCCAAGGCGGCTTTCAAAAGCGCACAGTTATTGAAGACTTTGTTGTAGGGGGGGAAACCGTTTCATTGCCTATTACAAATTCAGTAACAAACGACGAAGAGAGTGAGATTTTAGGCCTAGAAACATCATTCTCATACCGTTGGGACAATGGTATAGGTGTTAAGTTTGGTTATAACTATGCCAACACTGATTTTGAATTTGAAGACAGCCTATACGGTGATACATTTGTAACAGACGTTGATGGCAATACAACTCAGCTTAAAGAAGGCATTGTTGAGCCAGGTTCTGTACCTGGGTTTTCTAAGCATGTATTTAGCAGCCAACTTTATTACCAAATAGGTGGCTTTGATACTGCGGTTATTTACAAATACCGTAGTGAGTATTTCCAACCTTATACAAGCAATGGTACACGCTTACGTTATGTTGATTCGGTAGGCGTATGGGAAATGCGTGCATCGTACAAAATTAACAAGCACTTTAGAGTTAAGGCAGAGGCAATTAATTTATTTAGTGCTCCTAAATCTCAAGACTTTTTTGTTGAAGATAACTTAGGTGAAGTAAACGATTACGGCCCACGTTTATTCTTAGGTTTAAGTTATAAACTGTAAAAGTTAGTAACTTATAAAAACCCCCAATTGGTTTAACTAATTGGGGGTTTTTTGTATCTAGGTGGATGTGCATACCTTTATCACTGACTTCTCTAAACTAAACCATCTAAACTGGTCGCAGATTAAATTCTATTCAACTTTTACAGCCTTTGTTGTAAGCCAAAAAAACGCCTTTGCATTTTTATAAGCGTAAATGCGATTAGTCTGTTTTATTTTTGTACCTTTTTATTCTAGCCAAAAGTCTAATAGATTTTAATTGGTTAACCAATTTAAAGGCTTTTTATACTTTTATAATTAAAAGCTTTCAGTTTATAGCTAAATAATATAACGGAATAATGAACTTAAAAATACAATTTAACTACTACTATAGTGTTGCATGCCTGATTTAAAAACTATATGTATTACAGGTGGTTGTATTTTTTTCCTACATTGTTGTAGTTGTCAGGTATGGGGAATTTATTTTTGGTAATAACAAAATTGAGTTATTTTATAATATTTGACTTACAACGTGGTTGACCTTTTTGGTTTTGAGTGTAAATATTCAGTTAACCTTTTGTAATACATTAATTCACTTTTGTATGAAAAGTAACAAGTAGCATAGCGTTTCACACACACAGGAAAAAACTATGAATCATAATTTATCAAAAATCACACTGGCGGTTATCTCTGCAACGGCAATGAATATGTCTTTATCTGTTCATGCGCAGGAAGAGACAAAAAATGTTAAGGATGACCTAGAGGTAATTGAAGTTTCTGGTATACGTCAGTCTTTAACTAATGCGCTTGCTGAAAAACGTTCAGCAGACAGCCTTGTAGAAATTATTCAGTCAGAGGATATTGGTAAGTTACCTGATCAAAATTTAGCTGAAGTACTTGAGAACGTAACGGGTATTCAGATCACGCGTCAGGCTGGTGTAGGTACGGGTGTTCAAATTCGTGGTACCGATGCAAACCGTACTGAAATAAATGGTGTTTCAACTGTGGGTTCAGGCTCTGGACGCAGCGGCATTAGCTTTGAAGACGTGTCGGCTTCTATTATCTCTAGCTTAGAAGTTATAAAGTCTCCTGAGGCCAAAACAATAGAAGGCTCAGTAGGCGGAACAATAAATCTTAAAACAATACGTCCACTTCAATTAGGCGAACAACTAGCCACAATTAGAGTACAAGGCGAAAATAGTAGTTTAAGCACTGATAGTGGCTTACAACCTCGTTTTTCTGGTACTTTTGCAGATAACTGGGAAGGCGACTTTGGTGAGTTTGGTATTTTAGTAAGCGGCAGTTATGCCGAGCAAGACGTAACAGCATTTCGCCCTCGTGCAGACAGAGACAACATTGTAACCTCTGATAGTGGAGTAGCCAGTGCACAGTCTTTTGACTTTTTACCTATTCAATTTTTTGTCCAAGACTACGATAACTACGAATACGAAACAAAGAACTTTGTAGGTACGCTTGAGTGGGCACCAAATGACAATACTAAGTTTTATTTTGATGCGGTTGTAAACGATCAGGAACGTCGTCAAGAGAGCTCTCGTGTTCAAGCATCGGGTGTCAGTGCATTGAATGACATTTCGGTTCCTGATGAATTTGAAACAATTAATCTAGGTTCTTTAGGTGGAACTAATTTAGGTTCAATTCAAGCGGCTTTACGCGGTGTAATCCCAGTTAATTTAGCAAATGATGATGACGATCCAAATTTACGTTTTTCGAGTGATACAAATTCTCGTGTTACCGACAGTAATATTTTTAGACTAGGCGGTGAATGGCAAGGTGATAAATGGTTTGTAAGTGCTGAAATTGCGTCGTCATCTTCTGATACAACAACACCAAGCTTTAATACTACACTTAACTTCATTAACCCTAATGCACCTTTAGATGCTGGTGGCGGTAATGATAACAGTGTGCCTTTTGAATACGACCTGTCAGGTGGAGCACTTACTTTTGGTATTGCACAAGGTGCTGAATATGCACCTTCGGTTGAGCAATTACTTGACCCTGCAAATGTAGTACTACGTGATGTAAACATTGGTCAAGATACCGTTGAGAACTCTGAAGATGCGTTCCGTATAGATTCAACATATTACACAGACTCAATAGTTACCTCTGTTGATTTTGGTTACCGTTACAGCAAATCGGCGAGTAAGCAAAACGAAATCACATCAAGTGTTGGTCTGCGCTCTATGGCAGATAGCCCAAGAGGTGATTTATTCGCTGATCTTTTAGTCGCGGGTCCTGATAACTTTAATGAGGCTGATGGTCGTTCGTTATACATAGGCGATTTTTTACTGATTGACCCAGAACTCGTGGCATCAGACCCAGATGCAGTACTTGCAACACTTCAGCAAGCATTACAAACTCATGGCTCTAGCCGTACGCTAAATGCACCAACGTCAAGTTCTTCAGGCTTTTTTGATATTGAAGAAATTACCCACGCTTTTTATGCACAAGCTAACTTTGAATACGACATGTTCCGCGGTAACTTTGGTTTACGTTATATTCAAACTGATGTTGAATCGACAGGTAACTCTGTAACGCAAGACGGCAGTGGCAATGAGCTAGTAACGCGTATTACAAATGAGTCAGACTACAACTTTATCCTACCGCGTTTAAACTTAGTTGCCGACGTCTCAGAAGATGTAGTGGTTCGCTTTGGTGCAGGTAAAGACATTCGTCGTCCAGATTATAACGACTTATCTACTTCTATTACTTATAGCACGAGCCCAAATGATGAAGTTGAATTTGGTAACCCAGCACTAAAACCAGAAGAAGTATTATCTTATGATTTATCAGCAGATTGGTACTTTACTGAGGCGAGCGTATTTAGTGTAGGTATTTTCCATAAAACGCGTAAAGAACTTCATGTTAATCAGTTAACATCGCCGGTAGAAGACCCAGTAACAGGCTATCGTGATTTAACAGACCCATGTGAAGGGGGTGGCATATTTAACCCAATTGCAGACATTAACGTGTTTGGTCCTGAAAATGGTCGTGGTGTATGTGTAGGTACTGAGACAAAAGTAAATGACACTGGCGAAACAACCCAAAAAGGGATTGAGTTTGCGTTCCAGTATGACCTATCTAGCTTTGAAAAAGATTTAGGATGGGCGTCGGGTTTTGGTGTTTTAGCTAATTACACAATTCAAGAGTTCTCGGGCGGGGAAACAGTCAATAAGGCGACTTCAAGAGCGAGTAACGTATTTGCTGCAAGCACCGGTACACCGGGTATTGAAGTAAGCGAAATACAAGGTTTGCTTAACTTATCAGAAAATGCGTATAACTTTACTCTATACTACGAAAAGTTCGGTTTATCGGCACGTATGCGTTACACATGGCGTGAAGGTTACCGCTCAAACGATTTTGGTAGCACGTCAAGCTTCCCATGGGGGTTCCCTGTAGTGCAAGAGGACCGTGGTCAGCTTAATGCAAGTATTAGCTACGATGTAAATGAGCAGCTTAATATTGGCTTAGAAGCCGTAAATATTACTGAGTCTGAAATTAGCCAGTCTTGTGTTAACGAAGGGTCGTTATTGTGTTTCCAAGGCCTTACAGACCGTCGTATTACGTTTGGTGCTAGTTACCGTTTTTAAAATTTATGTTGAAAGTGTGTAGCCTTTGAACGGGCACAAAAAGCAAGCCACTATGGCTTGCTTTTTTATTTTTAAGGTTTAAATAATGAGCAGTTTTTAAATTAAATTAGGTACTAATTGGTTTCATTTTCTCTATTTGTTTACTACCTTTTTGGTATTAATATTTTTTCAAATGAGATCATTCATGAATGGTATCAGTGATTTAAATTTTAAAAACTTACTTGAGTATGCACAAGTAGGTGTGATTATTCATAACTGGGATACATCAATTGTTTACATAAACCCAATCGGTTTGCAGTTACTAAATTTAGATTACGAGCAAGCAATAGGGCGAGACATTTATGACCCTAATTGGACACTCATTGACGAGCAAAGCAATCTAATGTCTGTTGATGATTATCCAGTTAATATTGTTAAAGCTACAAAAAATAAAGTAGTTAATAAAATTATAGGTGTTGTTGGCGGGGCAAAAAAAGACATAAGCTGGTTTATGGCTAACGCTTACTTTGAAGGCCACGATAATGATAAAAACTTTATTGTTGTAACCATCACTGATATTTCTGACGCTAAGCAGCAAATTTCATTTCAAGATGTGGTCGAAAATACGCAAGACATGGTTGTTATTACCGATGCAAAAAATATCAAACACCCTGAAGGGCCTAAAATAATTTACGTAAATAAGGCTTTTGAAGTACTCACTGGCTATACCTCAGCAGAAGTTATTGGTGAAACGCCTCGAATTTTACAAGGTGATTTGACCGATTCTAAAGGCAAACAAAGAATATACGCTGCGCTAGAACGT
This DNA window, taken from Pseudoalteromonas marina, encodes the following:
- a CDS encoding TonB-dependent receptor; the encoded protein is MSLKSSKNNKMRSGQFALSPVAKWVRTAAIAGVASSCVFSAHAQQEQAKVTEVEPDVEIISVTGTRRTIQDQIAIKREATTVVDGLSSEDIGDLPALSIGEALESITGAASHRENGGATEITIRGLGPFLSATHINGREATNGSGDRSVNFSQFPSELVKKVAIYKTQDASMIEGGVAGVIALETVTPLDYGKQRLQGEVKLNYNPDESNVDNSLQSDLGYRGTFSYVDQFEFDNGQAVGFSFGVQRQDISQPEAEYRSSSPSGSSLWACLNDPTNTNEGFYRSSAGDCEDQVNGSNNQGYDTEIDPDTGKAVSDGTPYAWTGSSRSFRQNETSDERDAVFFAFQYQPSAEWDINFDSQISDRTQREARHDLIFLQKRATPGVTGPSLVTNDVGGILHWEGEERIESAGEQFSREENYRGYGLNIEHTVNDRLTIDLDLAYSKTSREELQISNRGRTAGRNFFSWDMGDNIPHFTLTDFDVTDISNFTDSLRTRIDRENVRDNKVVSARLDFDYLVDSGMFTTIQGGVRTSELSFTQFGGTNGNGSRNQFTLGSGAEALDVLQGCQIDFPESGFLSSVSDGNIITHVDSDGNVVDTGTGSSWATYDNECFSQAVVASNEGGVFEYPEVEYQNAGTIDVTEKTTAAYLMANYDTEMFGKFIRGNFGLRIVDTEVTSIGFRNSFDVVTSDTGVLELVESDTGTLDRIKGGGDYTKFLPSFNLVVDYSEDILLRAGIYRGMSRADPSDLGYSRSFQQDTSDTATTINDLLVGVNGSGNPDTQPLMSWNYDAAFEWYPNEDSIFALSLYYKQFQGGFQKRTVIEDFVVGGETVSLPITNSVTNDEESEILGLETSFSYRWDNGIGVKFGYNYANTDFEFEDSLYGDTFVTDVDGNTTQLKEGIVEPGSVPGFSKHVFSSQLYYQIGGFDTAVIYKYRSEYFQPYTSNGTRLRYVDSVGVWEMRASYKINKHFRVKAEAINLFSAPKSQDFFVEDNLGEVNDYGPRLFLGLSYKL
- a CDS encoding poly(beta-D-mannuronate) lyase; this encodes MNLKHFALCAIAAAIVGCDTDANNNDNELGSIALSGTATSGQTLTTNVSDPDGISGTVSYFWYADNEVIEGANSASFTLTDDQIGLAITAQAKYTDDGGVNESHISDPTSDVAAIAFPASVTITGDALIGSELTANVEDENGFDSLTVVYEWLADDVVIEGEVLSSLMLTEAQFNSVITVTATFEDDRGFAESVTSVGTAPVARVNAQGDVAISGTPTVGNTLSADITDMDGVSGEVIYQWFADDEEIVGANQSEYIVEAALIGQAVSVQVTYTDDNGFVEDNTSEKTIPVSAVAVDEAGSITIIGTSPYLVSGELTAQLTDNNGIEETNVTYSWFADGVEVADTNSNTFSPAAYAGAIISVSASYTDNDGFEGSVSGSLETVIYSQLVSSPTELLSAVSGGLADGDVVGLNTGVYADMDEVLLTSGVTLRAVEEQTPVISGEVCIHVASGVEGAALTGLTFKNIDTKSGSFCETQESAVIYSEGNNFEFTQNTMDGDEAELNNSTYHWLMIKGTGALIERNTFSNRDNAENGSVIKIASSGSDHVVQYNLFSGTSANPNFGNSSLHLINAGSTTGSDAADDANFTIQYNRVENFVTGRRLMRVQTSGATIKGNTVVNPNGGISLEDGGFNNVTDNVIIRTTDIASSSDRPAGVLITPLGHTVSNNYIAGIRSGNKEAGGIVFTANPFSQADGGIPNSGNQAVLDAAGDFTLTVTNNTVLNSQQPIVFSTEIGSRAPVGDCDELTVDNAPVLYGLTKNAFVINFDGNLIANGLGDQTDADTIESSALTQGLFYPNTLDSDHAFEYDCDLIKHDTSVLSNNFGYMDSRVSGDTSGDWVAIRNLNGNGSFDTDGAIDQDPAANGKEILEYVFAASTLLETDPAGLQAVAGAKGLYYIQASDVGVGSTWVVNND
- a CDS encoding TonB-dependent receptor, with product MNHNLSKITLAVISATAMNMSLSVHAQEETKNVKDDLEVIEVSGIRQSLTNALAEKRSADSLVEIIQSEDIGKLPDQNLAEVLENVTGIQITRQAGVGTGVQIRGTDANRTEINGVSTVGSGSGRSGISFEDVSASIISSLEVIKSPEAKTIEGSVGGTINLKTIRPLQLGEQLATIRVQGENSSLSTDSGLQPRFSGTFADNWEGDFGEFGILVSGSYAEQDVTAFRPRADRDNIVTSDSGVASAQSFDFLPIQFFVQDYDNYEYETKNFVGTLEWAPNDNTKFYFDAVVNDQERRQESSRVQASGVSALNDISVPDEFETINLGSLGGTNLGSIQAALRGVIPVNLANDDDDPNLRFSSDTNSRVTDSNIFRLGGEWQGDKWFVSAEIASSSSDTTTPSFNTTLNFINPNAPLDAGGGNDNSVPFEYDLSGGALTFGIAQGAEYAPSVEQLLDPANVVLRDVNIGQDTVENSEDAFRIDSTYYTDSIVTSVDFGYRYSKSASKQNEITSSVGLRSMADSPRGDLFADLLVAGPDNFNEADGRSLYIGDFLLIDPELVASDPDAVLATLQQALQTHGSSRTLNAPTSSSSGFFDIEEITHAFYAQANFEYDMFRGNFGLRYIQTDVESTGNSVTQDGSGNELVTRITNESDYNFILPRLNLVADVSEDVVVRFGAGKDIRRPDYNDLSTSITYSTSPNDEVEFGNPALKPEEVLSYDLSADWYFTEASVFSVGIFHKTRKELHVNQLTSPVEDPVTGYRDLTDPCEGGGIFNPIADINVFGPENGRGVCVGTETKVNDTGETTQKGIEFAFQYDLSSFEKDLGWASGFGVLANYTIQEFSGGETVNKATSRASNVFAASTGTPGIEVSEIQGLLNLSENAYNFTLYYEKFGLSARMRYTWREGYRSNDFGSTSSFPWGFPVVQEDRGQLNASISYDVNEQLNIGLEAVNITESEISQSCVNEGSLLCFQGLTDRRITFGASYRF